The following proteins are co-located in the Streptococcus anginosus genome:
- a CDS encoding SAM hydrolase/SAM-dependent halogenase family protein, with amino-acid sequence MQNNLLVLQSDFGLVDGAVSAMVGVALEESPTLKIHHLTHDITPYNIFEGSYRLFQTVNYWPEGTTFVSVVDPGVGSKRKSVVAKTVQNQYIVTPNNGTLSFIKKHVGILAIREISEVENRRKNTEHSYTFHGRDVYAYTGAKLASGHITFEEVGPKLSIDEIVEIPVVETTIGNDFVSGAIDILDVRFGSLWTSITREEFYTLSPEFGNRFEVTIYNNDMLVYQNQVTYGKSFADVRIGQPILYINSLYRVGLAINQGSFAKAYNVGVGAQWSIEIKRIEK; translated from the coding sequence ATGCAGAATAACTTACTGGTATTACAGTCAGATTTTGGTTTGGTAGATGGGGCTGTATCGGCAATGGTCGGTGTGGCCTTAGAGGAATCCCCAACGTTAAAAATACATCATTTGACTCATGATATTACGCCTTATAATATTTTTGAGGGAAGCTATCGTTTGTTTCAAACGGTGAATTATTGGCCGGAAGGGACAACGTTTGTCTCCGTTGTGGATCCAGGCGTTGGTTCGAAGCGGAAAAGCGTGGTTGCCAAAACTGTACAAAATCAGTATATTGTCACGCCAAATAACGGGACACTTTCTTTTATCAAGAAACATGTGGGAATTCTAGCGATTCGTGAGATTTCGGAGGTGGAAAATCGCCGAAAAAATACGGAGCATTCTTATACGTTTCATGGTCGTGATGTTTATGCTTATACTGGTGCGAAGTTAGCAAGCGGACACATTACTTTTGAAGAAGTGGGCCCAAAATTAAGTATAGATGAAATTGTAGAAATTCCTGTTGTGGAAACGACAATTGGGAATGATTTTGTTAGTGGGGCTATTGATATTTTAGATGTTCGTTTTGGTTCGCTATGGACGTCTATTACACGTGAGGAATTTTATACTCTTAGTCCTGAATTTGGTAATCGGTTTGAGGTCACGATTTATAATAACGATATGCTGGTCTATCAGAACCAGGTGACTTATGGGAAATCTTTTGCGGATGTACGGATTGGTCAGCCGATTTTGTATATCAATTCTCTTTATCGTGTTGGTCTGGCGATCAATCAGGGGTCTTTTGCGAAGGCCTATAATGTAGGAGTCGGAGCGCAATGGAGTATTGAAATCAAGCGGATTGAAAAATAA
- a CDS encoding ECF-type riboflavin transporter substrate-binding protein, with amino-acid sequence MKNNSIRSVVATGIGAALFVVIGMISIPTPVPNTSIQLQYALQALFSVIFGPVVGFLTGFIGHALKDSLQYGNPWWSWVIASGLFGLIIGLFQKRIRVTQGIFEAKDIVSFNVIQLLANAVVWIVIAPLGDILIYNEPVNKVFVQGVVATISNGLTVAIAGTVLLLAYARTQTKSGSLKKD; translated from the coding sequence ATGAAAAATAATTCAATAAGAAGTGTTGTCGCAACGGGGATTGGAGCAGCTCTCTTCGTCGTTATTGGAATGATTAGTATTCCAACTCCTGTGCCAAATACCAGCATTCAATTGCAGTATGCTTTGCAGGCCTTGTTTAGTGTGATTTTTGGTCCGGTTGTTGGATTTTTAACGGGCTTCATCGGTCATGCCTTAAAAGACTCTTTGCAATACGGGAATCCTTGGTGGTCATGGGTCATTGCCAGCGGTTTGTTTGGTTTGATTATTGGGCTGTTTCAGAAAAGAATCCGTGTTACGCAAGGAATTTTTGAAGCAAAAGATATTGTATCGTTCAATGTGATTCAACTGTTGGCCAATGCTGTGGTATGGATTGTCATCGCGCCGCTAGGTGATATTTTGATTTACAATGAGCCTGTAAACAAGGTGTTTGTCCAAGGTGTTGTTGCAACGATTTCTAACGGTTTGACCGTTGCTATTGCAGGGACAGTGCTTTTGCTGGCTTATGCCCGCACGCAAACCAAATCAGGAAGTTTGAAAAAAGATTAG
- a CDS encoding helix-turn-helix transcriptional regulator: MAKNLKLKIARVEHDLTQGDLADAIGVTRQTIGLIEAGKYNPSLGLCIAICKRLDKTLDQLFWEE, encoded by the coding sequence ATGGCAAAAAATCTTAAACTAAAAATAGCTCGGGTCGAGCATGATTTGACCCAGGGAGATTTGGCAGATGCGATTGGTGTCACGCGACAAACGATTGGTTTGATTGAAGCGGGGAAATACAATCCTAGTCTCGGTCTCTGTATTGCAATTTGTAAACGATTGGATAAAACATTAGATCAATTATTTTGGGAGGAGTAA
- a CDS encoding DUF6773 family protein — translation MSKIKDYFGGEKDERIRQGTYKAEAYAFRFLLVFLIIAISIKFFFLDSPIEGYVDELAAVLIAVSICYFVLWRERIVEKSLGILTTLFQSFLLTILSGYYHYHFGELHYKNRSTSDFILFLFGSFITYLLVLGVFNWLLNKYNQHRRDKIDMEMEDSE, via the coding sequence ATGAGCAAAATAAAGGATTATTTTGGTGGCGAAAAGGACGAGCGTATTCGGCAAGGGACATACAAGGCTGAAGCCTATGCGTTTCGATTTTTACTTGTATTTTTGATAATTGCAATCAGTATCAAGTTTTTCTTTCTAGATTCTCCAATAGAAGGTTATGTTGATGAATTAGCAGCGGTTTTGATTGCTGTGAGTATTTGTTACTTTGTATTGTGGAGAGAAAGAATTGTTGAAAAGAGCTTGGGAATTTTGACGACATTATTCCAATCATTCTTGCTGACAATTCTCAGTGGGTATTATCATTACCATTTTGGTGAATTGCATTATAAAAATCGTTCGACGAGTGATTTTATCCTATTTTTATTTGGAAGTTTTATAACCTATCTGTTAGTGCTGGGTGTATTCAATTGGCTTTTAAATAAATACAATCAACATCGTCGAGACAAGATTGATATGGAAATGGAAGATTCTGAATAA
- a CDS encoding nucleoside phosphorylase, whose translation MILEEFDENRQAIINPEDLVEALPNFPETVVSCFARETFKRMLADFQHELLTSTSMANIEIPIYKIVIKGKAIAVFNSPVGAAACIAILEDLIAFGMKKLVLFGTCGVLDETIRETSIIVPHTAIRDEGTSYHYLPASDEIEVNVGLRDFLQSILADKGISHTVGKVWTTDGIYRETAAKLRKRKEMGAICVDMECSAVAALAAFREISVCHFFYAADHLSEEAWDMRNLANHADLDEKDKVANLAIQLALAL comes from the coding sequence ATGATTTTAGAGGAATTTGATGAAAATCGTCAGGCGATTATCAATCCAGAAGATTTGGTGGAGGCGCTACCGAATTTTCCAGAAACAGTGGTGTCTTGCTTTGCCCGTGAGACCTTTAAGCGCATGCTGGCTGATTTTCAGCATGAGCTATTGACCTCCACTTCCATGGCAAATATTGAAATTCCCATTTACAAGATTGTTATAAAAGGTAAGGCAATCGCCGTGTTCAATTCACCAGTGGGGGCAGCTGCCTGTATCGCCATTTTGGAAGATCTGATTGCCTTTGGAATGAAGAAGCTGGTTCTTTTTGGAACATGTGGTGTTTTAGATGAAACGATTAGGGAAACGTCTATTATCGTGCCCCATACTGCGATTCGTGATGAAGGGACCAGTTATCATTACCTGCCGGCTTCTGATGAGATAGAAGTAAATGTCGGTTTGCGGGATTTTTTACAGTCAATTTTAGCTGATAAAGGAATTTCTCATACAGTTGGAAAAGTTTGGACGACAGACGGTATTTATCGGGAAACAGCTGCGAAACTCCGTAAGCGAAAAGAAATGGGTGCTATTTGTGTAGATATGGAATGTTCAGCAGTTGCAGCTTTGGCAGCTTTTCGTGAGATTTCCGTTTGCCATTTCTTTTATGCGGCGGACCACTTATCAGAAGAAGCCTGGGATATGCGCAATTTAGCCAATCATGCAGACTTAGACGAAAAAGATAAAGTGGCTAACTTGGCGATTCAGCTCGCCCTTGCTTTATAG
- a CDS encoding ABC transporter ATP-binding protein, whose amino-acid sequence MKKPIIQFENFSFQYQAQTEPTLKNVDLTIYEGEKVLIVGPSGSGKSTLGQCLNGIIPTIYHGEMTGNLWIQGKSAFGSSIYDLSNLVSTVLQDTDGQFIGLSVAEDLAFALENDMVDLPMMREKVHLWAEKLDLLSLLHQRPQDLSGGQKQRVSLAGVLIDESPILLFDEPLANLDPKSGQDTIELIDQIHTEAGTTTIVIEHRLEDVLYRSIDRIILINDGQILFNGSPDNLLHTQLLAENGIREPLYLTTLRQLGFQLENSAQLANLAQIDVSAVQFLGEKVSIQKSQAQDDLLELKNVQFAYGEKKVLQDIDFTISKGEKIAIVGKNGAGKSTLAKALCQFIATEGSYTWQGRDIKGDSIKERAERIGYVLQNPNQMISTTMIFDEVALGLKLRGVAEEEIKKRVLTVLKTCGLYEFRHWPISALSFGQKKRVTIASILVLNPEIILLDEPTAGQDQRNYTEIMNFLNELNQKGHTIIMITHDMQLMLDYSDRAVVMLDGKILADKTPAEVLTDKTLIYVANLKETSIFSLAEKLNVDPLALTEFYMQEREESHA is encoded by the coding sequence ATGAAAAAACCAATTATTCAATTTGAAAACTTTAGTTTTCAGTATCAAGCGCAGACAGAACCAACCTTGAAAAATGTTGATTTGACGATTTATGAGGGCGAAAAGGTCTTGATAGTCGGCCCTTCTGGTTCGGGAAAGTCCACTCTTGGACAATGCTTAAATGGCATTATTCCAACTATTTATCATGGAGAAATGACTGGGAATCTGTGGATTCAAGGTAAGTCTGCGTTTGGCAGCAGCATTTATGACTTGTCCAATCTTGTCAGTACCGTCTTGCAAGACACAGATGGTCAGTTTATTGGGCTGAGTGTTGCAGAAGATTTGGCTTTTGCTTTGGAAAATGACATGGTGGATTTGCCGATGATGAGAGAAAAGGTTCATTTATGGGCGGAAAAATTGGATTTGTTATCGCTGTTACACCAGCGTCCCCAAGACTTATCTGGTGGGCAGAAGCAGCGGGTCAGTTTGGCTGGGGTGCTGATTGACGAAAGTCCGATTTTGCTCTTTGATGAACCTTTGGCAAACTTAGATCCGAAGTCGGGACAGGATACGATTGAGCTGATCGATCAGATCCATACGGAAGCAGGAACGACAACGATTGTTATCGAGCACCGTCTGGAAGATGTGCTGTATCGGTCTATTGATCGGATTATCCTCATCAATGACGGACAAATTCTCTTTAACGGCAGTCCTGATAATCTGCTGCATACGCAGTTATTAGCCGAGAATGGAATTCGAGAGCCGCTTTATCTGACCACCTTGCGTCAGCTTGGTTTTCAGCTGGAAAATTCTGCACAGTTGGCAAATTTAGCTCAGATAGATGTCTCCGCTGTTCAGTTTTTGGGTGAAAAAGTTTCTATTCAAAAATCACAGGCACAGGATGATTTGCTGGAGTTGAAAAATGTCCAGTTTGCCTACGGTGAGAAAAAGGTTTTACAAGATATTGATTTTACAATCTCTAAAGGCGAAAAAATTGCCATTGTCGGGAAAAACGGTGCTGGAAAATCCACGTTAGCCAAAGCGCTCTGCCAGTTTATCGCAACAGAAGGAAGCTATACTTGGCAGGGAAGAGACATCAAAGGCGACTCCATTAAAGAGCGGGCAGAACGGATTGGTTACGTTTTGCAAAACCCAAATCAGATGATTTCTACGACCATGATTTTTGATGAGGTTGCTTTGGGCTTGAAGCTGCGTGGCGTTGCAGAAGAAGAAATAAAAAAGCGAGTCTTAACTGTACTAAAAACTTGTGGTCTATATGAATTTCGACATTGGCCTATTTCTGCTTTGTCCTTTGGGCAAAAAAAGCGTGTGACCATTGCTTCGATTTTAGTGTTAAATCCAGAGATTATCCTTTTAGATGAGCCAACGGCTGGCCAAGATCAGCGCAATTACACAGAAATCATGAATTTCTTAAATGAATTGAACCAAAAAGGGCATACGATTATCATGATTACGCACGATATGCAGCTGATGCTGGATTATTCTGACCGCGCGGTTGTGATGTTAGACGGAAAGATCTTGGCAGACAAAACACCGGCCGAAGTTTTGACAGATAAGACTTTGATTTATGTGGCGAATCTTAAGGAAACGTCTATCTTTTCCTTGGCTGAGAAATTAAACGTTGATCCACTTGCTTTAACAGAATTTTATATGCAAGAAAGGGAGGAAAGCCATGCTTAA